Proteins from one Geomonas agri genomic window:
- the ybgC gene encoding tol-pal system-associated acyl-CoA thioesterase, with translation MEVRIYYEDTDAGGVVYHSNYISYMERARTEFLRTHGLSVREMHDMGIIFPVVAIEANFRAPARLDDLLVVRTQIATLKNSSFMVAQQVVRKEDDKLLVEAKVTLACVSPEMKARRLPNEIRELFTRLLEESQQEG, from the coding sequence ATGGAAGTACGGATTTACTACGAAGACACCGATGCGGGCGGGGTGGTGTACCACTCCAACTACATAAGCTACATGGAAAGGGCCAGGACGGAATTTCTCAGGACGCACGGCCTGTCGGTGCGCGAGATGCACGACATGGGGATCATCTTCCCGGTGGTGGCCATCGAGGCCAACTTCCGGGCGCCGGCCCGGTTGGACGACCTCCTGGTGGTGCGCACCCAGATCGCGACGCTGAAGAACAGCTCATTCATGGTGGCGCAGCAGGTGGTCAGGAAGGAAGACGACAAGTTACTGGTGGAGGCGAAGGTGACACTGGCCTGCGTCAGCCCGGAGATGAAGGCACGACGCCTGCCCAACGAGATCAGGGAGTTGTTCACGAGGTTGTTGGAGGAGAGCCAGCAGGAAGGTTGA
- the lspA gene encoding signal peptidase II — protein MKPKYIILAAVSALVLVLDQWSKVYIDKSMTLHSSYPVIEGFFNITYLRNKGAAFGILASSSYRLPFFLLVSSIAVIVILVAVGKMRDNQTWNVASLSLIFSGALGNMIDRVRLGEVIDFLDVHWKGHHWPAFNIADSAICVGVFILAVDMLLEERRDKKTPPTSDAN, from the coding sequence ATGAAACCGAAATACATCATCCTCGCAGCGGTCTCGGCGCTGGTGCTGGTCCTGGACCAGTGGAGCAAGGTCTACATCGACAAGAGCATGACCCTGCACAGCTCCTATCCCGTCATCGAGGGGTTCTTCAACATCACCTATCTGCGCAACAAGGGAGCCGCCTTCGGGATCTTGGCCTCTTCGAGCTACCGGCTTCCTTTCTTTCTGCTGGTTTCCAGCATCGCGGTCATCGTAATCCTGGTGGCGGTTGGCAAAATGCGGGACAACCAGACTTGGAACGTCGCCTCGTTGTCGCTGATCTTCTCCGGTGCGTTGGGCAACATGATCGACCGGGTGCGCCTGGGCGAGGTCATCGACTTCCTCGACGTGCATTGGAAAGGGCACCACTGGCCCGCTTTCAACATCGCCGACTCCGCCATCTGCGTCGGTGTCTTCATCCTCGCCGTCGACATGCTGCTCGAGGAGCGCCGGGACAAGAAGACCCCACCCACCTCGGACGCCAACTGA
- the ileS gene encoding isoleucine--tRNA ligase has protein sequence MDYKDTLNLPITNFPMKGNLPQREPEMLKQWAEVDIHSKIEEAGKGKPRYVLHDGPPYANGHIHIGHALNKILKDIVLKSKRMEGFAAPYVPGWDCHGLPIELQVEKNLGSKKHEISKLEMRKLCREYAAKFVAIQRAEFERLGIFGDWNEPYLTMNASYEGATARELATFAENGGLYKGKKPVHWCSSCGTALAEAEVEYADHKSPSVFVKFPLKEDLGGAVPELAGKKPSMVIWTTTPWTLPANLAIALHPELDYVALALNSGDVVIVADGLKESFLKEIGAEGTVLTKFPSKILEKKLARHPFYDQDSIILLGEHVTLEAGTGCVHTAPGHGQEDYELGLASGLDIYNPVDNRGRFYENIEFFGGQFVFDANKNVIEKLTEVGALLGSKEISHSYPHCWRCKKPVIFRATEQWFISMEKNDLRGKALSEINNVNWIPKWGRERIYGMIENRPDWCVSRQRSWGVPIAAFYCKSCGHVMADGKIMHQVADLFAEHTSDIWYDWDAAKFLPEGTTCPSCGKNEFEKEGDILDVWFDSGTSHAAVLELRDNLGSPADMYLEGSDQHRGWFHSSLLASVGTRGRAPYKNVLTHGFVMDGAGRKMSKSVGNVVAPEDVIKKFGADVLRLWVAAQDYRDDLRISQEILTRLSESYRRIRNTCRYILGNIHDFNPDTDCVPFEQMPELDRWAMHQLELLKEKVLASYTDSEFHILYHAVNGFCTVEMSAFYLDILKDRVYTSKKDSLARRSGQTVMYKVLDALVRMVAPVLSFTAEEVWAEMPGTRESSVHVALFPALTPEVKDEALAVRWEKIIKIRSEVSKALELARVKKVIGHSLDAAVAIKASGETEVLLKDYADQLAEIFIVSKAELAGAVSGEVYVAEGVEGLEVGVSAAPGEKCERCWCYSEKLGEDAGHPGICPKCLAAVK, from the coding sequence ATGGATTACAAAGATACTCTTAATCTCCCGATAACCAACTTCCCGATGAAGGGGAATCTTCCCCAGCGCGAGCCCGAAATGCTCAAGCAGTGGGCTGAGGTTGACATACACAGCAAGATCGAGGAGGCCGGCAAAGGCAAGCCGCGCTACGTGCTGCACGACGGCCCTCCCTACGCCAACGGTCATATCCATATCGGCCACGCGCTGAACAAGATCCTCAAGGACATCGTGCTGAAGAGCAAACGCATGGAAGGCTTCGCCGCCCCCTACGTGCCGGGTTGGGACTGCCACGGCCTCCCCATCGAACTGCAGGTGGAGAAGAACCTCGGCTCCAAGAAGCACGAGATCTCCAAGCTGGAGATGCGCAAACTCTGCCGCGAGTACGCCGCCAAGTTCGTCGCCATCCAGCGCGCCGAGTTCGAGCGCCTGGGCATTTTCGGCGACTGGAACGAACCGTACCTGACCATGAATGCGAGCTACGAGGGCGCCACCGCCCGCGAACTGGCCACCTTCGCCGAGAACGGCGGCCTCTACAAGGGGAAGAAGCCGGTACACTGGTGCTCCTCCTGCGGCACGGCGCTGGCCGAGGCCGAGGTCGAGTACGCGGACCACAAGTCCCCGTCCGTGTTCGTAAAGTTCCCGCTCAAAGAGGACCTGGGCGGCGCGGTGCCTGAGCTGGCCGGCAAGAAGCCGTCCATGGTCATCTGGACCACCACCCCCTGGACCCTCCCGGCGAACCTCGCCATCGCGCTGCACCCGGAGCTCGACTACGTGGCGCTCGCGCTGAACAGCGGCGACGTGGTCATCGTGGCCGACGGCCTCAAGGAGAGCTTCCTGAAGGAGATCGGCGCCGAGGGGACCGTGCTGACCAAGTTCCCGTCCAAGATCCTGGAGAAGAAGTTGGCCCGCCACCCGTTCTACGATCAGGATTCCATCATCCTCCTGGGCGAGCACGTCACCCTGGAAGCCGGCACCGGCTGCGTCCACACCGCGCCCGGCCACGGCCAGGAAGACTACGAGCTGGGCCTCGCCTCGGGACTCGATATCTACAACCCGGTCGACAACCGCGGCCGCTTCTACGAAAACATCGAGTTCTTCGGCGGCCAGTTCGTCTTCGACGCCAACAAGAACGTAATCGAGAAGCTGACCGAGGTCGGCGCGCTTTTGGGCTCCAAGGAGATTTCCCACTCCTACCCGCATTGCTGGCGCTGCAAGAAGCCGGTCATCTTCCGCGCCACCGAGCAGTGGTTCATCTCCATGGAGAAGAACGACCTGCGCGGCAAGGCACTCAGTGAGATCAACAACGTCAACTGGATCCCGAAGTGGGGCCGCGAGCGCATCTACGGCATGATCGAGAACCGTCCGGACTGGTGCGTGTCCCGCCAGCGCTCCTGGGGCGTGCCCATCGCGGCCTTCTACTGCAAGAGCTGCGGCCACGTCATGGCTGACGGCAAGATCATGCACCAGGTGGCCGACCTCTTCGCCGAGCACACCTCCGACATCTGGTACGACTGGGATGCCGCCAAGTTCCTGCCGGAAGGGACCACCTGCCCCTCCTGCGGCAAGAACGAGTTCGAGAAGGAAGGGGACATCCTCGACGTCTGGTTCGACTCCGGCACCTCGCACGCCGCCGTCCTCGAACTGCGCGACAACCTGGGTTCTCCGGCCGACATGTACCTGGAAGGAAGCGACCAGCACCGCGGCTGGTTCCACTCGTCGCTCTTGGCCAGCGTCGGCACCCGCGGCCGCGCCCCCTACAAGAACGTGCTCACCCACGGCTTCGTCATGGACGGCGCCGGCCGCAAGATGAGCAAGTCCGTGGGCAACGTGGTGGCGCCGGAAGACGTCATCAAGAAGTTCGGCGCCGACGTGCTCCGCCTCTGGGTCGCCGCGCAGGACTACCGCGACGACCTGCGCATCTCCCAGGAGATCCTGACCCGGCTCTCCGAGAGCTACCGCCGCATCAGGAACACCTGCCGCTACATCCTGGGCAACATCCACGACTTCAACCCGGACACCGACTGCGTCCCGTTCGAGCAGATGCCGGAGCTGGACCGTTGGGCCATGCACCAGCTCGAGCTTCTGAAGGAGAAGGTGCTCGCCTCCTACACCGACAGCGAGTTCCACATCCTGTACCACGCGGTGAACGGCTTCTGCACCGTCGAGATGAGCGCCTTCTACCTCGATATTCTCAAGGACCGCGTCTACACCTCGAAGAAGGATTCGCTGGCCAGGAGAAGCGGCCAGACCGTCATGTACAAGGTACTTGACGCCCTGGTGCGCATGGTGGCGCCGGTGCTCTCCTTCACCGCCGAGGAAGTCTGGGCCGAGATGCCCGGCACCCGCGAGTCGAGCGTGCACGTGGCGCTCTTCCCGGCGCTCACCCCCGAGGTCAAGGATGAGGCGCTGGCAGTGCGCTGGGAGAAGATCATCAAGATCCGCTCCGAGGTCTCCAAGGCGCTCGAACTTGCCCGCGTGAAGAAAGTGATCGGGCACTCCCTCGACGCCGCCGTCGCCATCAAGGCCTCCGGCGAGACCGAGGTGCTTCTGAAGGATTACGCGGATCAGCTCGCCGAGATCTTTATCGTTTCCAAGGCGGAGCTTGCCGGCGCAGTTTCCGGCGAGGTCTACGTTGCGGAAGGGGTGGAAGGACTCGAGGTGGGTGTCAGCGCGGCTCCGGGTGAGAAGTGCGAGCGCTGCTGGTGCTACAGCGAGAAGCTGGGCGAAGACGCCGGCCATCCGGGCATCTGCCCGAAATGCCTGGCCGCTGTGAAATAG
- a CDS encoding KUP/HAK/KT family potassium transporter produces the protein MSQKTELSYWGGIVKALGLVFGDIGTSPIYTLTVVFAMTKPTVSNVYGILCLVFWTMTILVTAEYAWLAMSLGKKGQGGEIVLREIIIKLFRQGRVLAFAGFLSFLGVSLLLGDGVITPAISILSAVEGLLFIPGLEATRQGVLVGIAALIAITLFFVQSRGTDKITGIFGPIMILYFGSLFVSGLVSVSGTPEIVGAINPVHAINFFRENGIAGYFVLSEVILCSTGGEALYADMGHLGKKPIIRAWYFVFAALYMNYLGQGAHLLQNPDSKNILFSMIQGQSSLLYIPFLVLTIFATIIASQSIISGVFSIVYQGITTRLMPLFKVDYTSTHMQSQIYIGAVNWTLMCAVIFVMFFFQKSGNLAAAYGMAVTGSMTITAIMMIMVFSKTTKKWKVPIVAAIAVIDVIYFTSTFPKFVHGAYWSIILASIPFITIQVWTHGQRHLYRALRPLDLDIFLLSYEQIYAKAKNIPGSALFFIKALDVIPPYIVHCMIRSNIIYERNVLISIVRTDEPFGNIARHKKDVGTGLEFFQISAGYMEVLDIEKQLKEHGIQEKVIFYGVEDIETKNPVWRLFDLIKKVTPNFVQFNKLPAAKLQGVVTRVEM, from the coding sequence ATGAGTCAAAAAACCGAGCTTTCTTACTGGGGCGGTATTGTCAAGGCACTGGGCCTCGTGTTCGGGGACATTGGCACGAGCCCCATCTATACCCTGACCGTCGTATTCGCGATGACCAAGCCCACCGTGTCCAACGTGTACGGCATCCTCTGCCTGGTCTTTTGGACCATGACCATTCTGGTCACGGCGGAGTACGCATGGCTCGCCATGAGCCTCGGCAAGAAGGGTCAGGGGGGCGAGATCGTGCTCCGGGAGATTATCATCAAGCTCTTCCGGCAGGGGCGCGTGCTCGCGTTCGCGGGATTTCTCTCCTTCCTGGGGGTGTCGCTCCTTTTGGGCGACGGCGTCATTACCCCCGCCATCTCGATCCTCTCGGCGGTCGAGGGCCTGCTGTTCATCCCCGGGCTCGAGGCGACACGGCAGGGGGTGCTGGTCGGCATCGCCGCACTCATCGCCATCACCCTCTTCTTCGTCCAGTCGCGCGGCACCGACAAGATCACCGGCATCTTCGGCCCCATCATGATCCTGTACTTCGGCTCTCTCTTCGTCTCGGGCCTGGTTTCCGTTTCGGGTACCCCGGAGATCGTGGGTGCCATCAACCCCGTGCACGCCATCAACTTCTTCCGCGAAAACGGCATCGCCGGCTACTTTGTCCTCTCCGAAGTGATCCTGTGCTCGACCGGCGGCGAGGCCCTCTACGCCGACATGGGACACCTGGGCAAGAAGCCGATCATCCGCGCCTGGTACTTCGTTTTCGCCGCGCTCTACATGAACTACCTGGGGCAGGGAGCGCACCTGCTGCAAAATCCCGACAGTAAGAACATACTGTTCTCCATGATCCAGGGCCAGTCGTCGCTGCTGTACATCCCGTTCCTGGTCCTCACCATCTTCGCCACCATCATCGCGTCGCAGTCCATCATCAGCGGGGTTTTCTCCATCGTGTACCAGGGGATCACCACGCGCCTCATGCCACTGTTCAAGGTCGACTACACCTCGACCCACATGCAATCGCAGATCTACATCGGCGCGGTGAACTGGACCCTCATGTGCGCAGTCATCTTCGTCATGTTCTTCTTCCAGAAGTCCGGCAACCTCGCCGCGGCCTACGGCATGGCGGTCACCGGCTCCATGACCATCACCGCCATCATGATGATCATGGTATTCTCAAAAACTACGAAGAAGTGGAAGGTCCCAATTGTAGCGGCCATCGCCGTCATCGACGTGATCTACTTCACTTCGACCTTCCCCAAGTTCGTACACGGCGCCTACTGGTCCATCATCCTGGCCTCCATCCCCTTCATCACCATCCAGGTCTGGACCCACGGCCAGCGCCACCTCTACCGCGCCCTGCGCCCGCTCGACCTGGACATTTTCCTGCTCTCCTACGAGCAGATCTACGCCAAGGCCAAGAACATCCCGGGCAGCGCTCTCTTTTTCATCAAGGCGCTCGACGTGATCCCCCCCTACATCGTGCACTGCATGATCCGCTCGAACATCATCTACGAGAGGAACGTGCTCATCTCCATCGTGCGCACTGATGAGCCCTTCGGCAACATCGCCCGCCACAAGAAGGACGTTGGGACCGGGCTTGAGTTCTTCCAGATCAGCGCCGGCTACATGGAGGTGCTGGACATCGAGAAGCAGTTGAAGGAACACGGCATTCAGGAGAAGGTCATCTTCTACGGCGTCGAGGACATCGAGACCAAGAACCCCGTCTGGAGACTCTTCGACCTGATCAAGAAGGTCACCCCTAACTTCGTACAGTTCAACAAGCTTCCCGCCGCCAAACTGCAAGGGGTGGTGACGCGGGTGGAAATGTAG
- a CDS encoding KUP/HAK/KT family potassium transporter, translating to MQKHEQSYWGGVVKSMGLVFGDIGTSPIYTLSVIFALTKPTPDNIYGILSLIVWTLFVLVTVEYAWLAMSLGRKGEGGTIVLKEILVRMLKGGRALGFIGLLSFVGVSLLLGDGVITPAISILSAVEGLELIPATANLSEGGVILIAATIAVILFIFQSKGTDKVAGAFGPLMVLWFSALTVSGVIAISAHPEVIKSLSPWYAIKFFLDNGMSGFFVLSEVILCATGGEALYADMGHLGRKPIVRAWYFVFVALVINYLGQGAYLLEHQHDKNTLFAMIHGQSQVLYIPFLLLTILATVIASQALISGVFSIIYQGITTRIMPLMKVDYTSSHLKSQIYIGSVNWTLMVLVLFIMLLFKKSENLAAAYGLAVTGSMAITGIMMTMIFANTTKKWKVPIAIAVTLVDFVFLIANLNKLPHGGYWSLILASIPFLTILLWTKGQRALYRALKPLDVETFLMSYEQIFAKQRTIPGTGLFFTREWAVVPPYVVHCIIRSNIIYERNVFISIIRTDEPFGVSYKLTENRGSGLDSFEIFAGYMEVIDIETLLKKNNIHEKVIFYGVEDITTNNPIWKVFNAIKKLSPNFVQFNQLPASKLQGVLTRVEM from the coding sequence ATGCAGAAACACGAACAATCATACTGGGGCGGTGTAGTGAAATCGATGGGCCTGGTTTTCGGCGACATCGGCACGAGCCCCATATATACCCTTTCCGTCATCTTTGCCCTCACCAAGCCCACCCCCGATAACATCTACGGCATCCTGTCGCTGATCGTGTGGACCCTGTTCGTCCTGGTTACCGTAGAGTACGCCTGGCTCGCCATGAGCCTCGGGCGAAAGGGTGAGGGTGGCACCATCGTCTTGAAGGAGATCCTGGTCCGCATGCTCAAGGGGGGGCGCGCCCTGGGGTTCATCGGTCTCCTTTCCTTCGTCGGGGTCTCGCTCTTATTGGGCGACGGCGTCATCACGCCGGCAATTTCCATTCTCTCCGCGGTCGAGGGTCTGGAACTAATCCCCGCCACGGCCAACCTGTCTGAGGGGGGCGTGATTCTCATCGCCGCCACCATCGCCGTGATCCTCTTCATTTTCCAGTCCAAGGGAACGGACAAGGTGGCGGGCGCCTTCGGCCCCCTGATGGTGCTCTGGTTCTCCGCCCTCACCGTCTCCGGGGTGATCGCCATCTCTGCGCACCCGGAGGTGATCAAGTCGCTGTCACCCTGGTACGCCATCAAGTTCTTCCTCGACAACGGCATGTCGGGGTTCTTCGTCCTCTCCGAGGTGATCCTGTGCGCCACGGGGGGCGAGGCGCTCTACGCCGACATGGGGCACCTGGGACGAAAGCCCATCGTTCGGGCCTGGTACTTCGTGTTCGTAGCGCTGGTGATCAACTACCTGGGCCAGGGTGCCTACCTGCTGGAGCACCAGCACGACAAGAACACCCTGTTCGCCATGATCCACGGCCAGTCCCAGGTCCTGTACATACCCTTCCTGCTGCTCACCATCCTGGCTACCGTGATCGCCTCCCAGGCCCTGATCAGTGGCGTGTTCTCCATCATCTACCAGGGGATCACCACCAGGATCATGCCGCTCATGAAGGTGGACTACACCTCCAGTCACCTGAAATCGCAGATCTACATCGGCTCGGTGAACTGGACCCTGATGGTGCTGGTTCTCTTCATCATGTTGCTCTTCAAGAAGTCGGAGAATCTGGCCGCGGCCTACGGCCTCGCCGTTACCGGCAGCATGGCCATCACCGGCATCATGATGACCATGATCTTCGCCAACACGACCAAGAAGTGGAAGGTCCCCATTGCGATCGCCGTCACCCTGGTCGACTTCGTGTTCCTGATCGCCAACCTGAACAAGCTGCCGCATGGCGGCTACTGGTCGCTGATCCTCGCCTCCATCCCGTTCCTGACCATTCTGCTCTGGACCAAGGGGCAGCGCGCACTGTACCGGGCGCTCAAGCCGCTGGACGTGGAGACCTTCCTCATGTCCTACGAGCAGATCTTCGCCAAGCAGCGCACCATCCCCGGGACCGGCCTGTTCTTCACCCGCGAGTGGGCCGTGGTCCCCCCGTACGTGGTGCACTGCATCATCCGCAGCAACATCATCTACGAGCGCAACGTCTTCATCTCCATCATCAGGACCGACGAGCCGTTTGGGGTCTCCTACAAGCTGACCGAGAACAGGGGCAGCGGGCTGGACTCCTTCGAAATCTTCGCCGGCTACATGGAGGTGATCGACATCGAGACGCTCCTGAAGAAGAACAACATCCACGAGAAGGTCATCTTCTACGGCGTCGAGGACATCACCACCAACAACCCGATCTGGAAGGTATTCAACGCCATCAAGAAGCTGAGCCCGAACTTCGTCCAGTTCAACCAGCTCCCCGCCAGCAAGCTGCAGGGGGTTTTGACCCGGGTCGAGATGTAA
- a CDS encoding endonuclease/exonuclease/phosphatase family protein translates to MSANDGTFTVMTYNVHRLTGNDRHTSAARIAEVIETYQPDIVALQELPGARFRPEIGGACQDLAHELALVMRRDVHYQLERERWGNVVFSRFPMRLVRAGGLHPENRYRTMVPRGVMWVEIDLYGQKLQVVNTHLGLTPQERNYQAKVLTGAEWLAHPDCRPPMVLCGDFNALPSWSIHKRLRNALQDEQERLKFGHTQFTFPSQMPIVRFDHIFISPDLAVESETIPRTKLTQVASDHLPLIVKLRLACPEQDGTSVK, encoded by the coding sequence ATGTCTGCAAACGATGGCACCTTCACCGTCATGACCTACAACGTGCACCGGCTGACCGGCAATGACCGGCACACCTCGGCCGCGCGCATCGCGGAGGTGATCGAAACCTATCAGCCCGATATCGTGGCGCTCCAGGAGCTTCCCGGTGCGCGCTTTCGGCCCGAGATCGGGGGCGCCTGCCAGGACCTCGCCCACGAACTGGCCCTGGTGATGAGAAGGGACGTGCACTACCAGTTGGAGAGGGAACGCTGGGGCAACGTGGTCTTCAGCCGCTTTCCGATGCGGCTGGTCCGGGCAGGGGGGCTGCACCCGGAGAACCGCTACCGGACCATGGTGCCGCGCGGGGTGATGTGGGTGGAGATCGACCTGTACGGGCAGAAACTGCAGGTGGTGAACACTCACCTCGGGCTTACCCCCCAGGAGCGCAACTACCAGGCGAAGGTTCTGACCGGTGCCGAGTGGCTGGCCCATCCCGACTGCCGTCCCCCGATGGTGCTCTGCGGCGACTTCAACGCCCTCCCCAGCTGGAGCATCCACAAGCGCCTGAGGAACGCGCTGCAGGACGAGCAGGAGCGACTCAAATTCGGCCATACCCAGTTCACCTTTCCGAGCCAAATGCCCATCGTCCGCTTCGACCACATCTTCATCTCGCCGGACCTCGCGGTGGAAAGCGAAACGATCCCGCGCACCAAGCTGACCCAGGTCGCCTCGGACCACCTGCCGCTCATCGTAAAGCTGCGCCTGGCTTGCCCGGAGCAGGATGGGACGTCAGTGAAGTAG
- a CDS encoding methyl-accepting chemotaxis protein produces MFAMWSIKKRVVVSVVALCVASITILGLFAYQYQMHQMREGLKDEAANSGRLFEAILKGDAEGLARAHAGLDKLDVLLAPFAAGNKDALLAAAKPIFSEIKQNNNITHMYFIQPDGKVLLRAHKPEQDGDILKRETFLKAQATKQMSWGLEMGKNFFSLRCVKPVSYRGNALGYMEVAEEIDHVFQQMKQITGNDVSLFLTEEFLKSKSTEVKSEAVHSFRILYPTQKAVALGLAAKVGPDMVEGLKEPRIAIVSLSGGKYLVGISPVKDASGGTVGVIFSHKEISPLFMTMWKGVAAQMAIFIAILLAAITILYLSLKPSLDLFNTLKEHIVSVTSTWGLNRRLEVETQDEIGAMATEFNAMTDKLALMVRQVSHSSNELGAVSENLMQVSGTVVLAAEQQSTSVNEASSAMAQITASIKGVAQAVEGLSQSASESSSSVLEMAASVEEVALNAEALAQQVDEVGSAIIEMAASIKQVGRNADLLLEEASINSSSIVQMDSSIKDVEKNALSTVQISEVVKQDAEVGKSAVESTILGISAIKASSRITSEVIATLSQRAGDIGTILSVIDDVAEQTNLLALNAAIIAAQAGEHGKGFAVVAGEIKQLAERTSASTRKISEVINGVLEETDRAVGAIRQAEQNIAQGEELSRKSGEALEKIVAGVQMATEQVNGIARATAEQARGSLMIRETTDKVTTMVRQIAISTREQGEGSSLVLNAVEKMKMLTEQVKSSTREQSNVGNFIANSTENITEMIRRIQRACDEQSRGADQVLPAVESIKSATESNLGAVKVLGESTSALADQIAVLQNEIDRFDVSSSKE; encoded by the coding sequence ATGTTTGCCATGTGGTCCATCAAGAAGAGAGTTGTCGTTTCCGTTGTCGCTTTGTGTGTCGCCAGTATCACCATCCTGGGGCTGTTCGCCTACCAGTACCAGATGCACCAGATGCGCGAAGGGCTGAAGGACGAAGCTGCCAACAGCGGCCGCCTGTTCGAGGCGATCCTGAAAGGGGACGCCGAGGGGTTGGCCCGCGCTCACGCCGGCCTGGATAAGCTCGACGTGCTGCTGGCGCCGTTTGCCGCCGGCAACAAGGATGCGCTGCTTGCCGCCGCCAAGCCCATCTTCAGCGAGATCAAGCAGAACAACAATATAACCCACATGTACTTCATCCAGCCCGACGGCAAGGTGCTGCTGCGGGCGCACAAGCCGGAGCAGGATGGGGATATCCTGAAGCGGGAAACGTTCCTGAAAGCGCAGGCCACCAAGCAGATGAGCTGGGGGCTGGAGATGGGGAAGAACTTCTTCTCCTTGCGCTGCGTGAAACCGGTCAGCTACCGGGGTAACGCCCTGGGGTACATGGAGGTGGCCGAGGAGATCGACCACGTCTTCCAGCAGATGAAGCAGATCACCGGCAACGACGTCTCCCTCTTTCTCACCGAGGAGTTCCTGAAGAGTAAGTCCACCGAGGTGAAGAGCGAGGCGGTGCATTCGTTCCGGATCCTCTACCCGACCCAGAAGGCGGTCGCTCTTGGGCTGGCCGCCAAGGTCGGCCCCGATATGGTCGAAGGGCTCAAGGAGCCCCGCATCGCCATCGTTTCCCTCAGCGGCGGCAAGTACCTGGTCGGTATCAGCCCGGTCAAGGACGCCTCGGGGGGGACCGTCGGCGTCATCTTCTCCCATAAGGAAATCAGCCCGCTGTTCATGACCATGTGGAAAGGGGTGGCGGCGCAGATGGCGATCTTCATCGCCATCCTCCTTGCCGCCATTACCATCCTGTACCTGTCGCTCAAACCGAGCCTCGATCTCTTCAACACCCTCAAGGAGCACATCGTCTCGGTCACCTCGACCTGGGGTCTCAATCGCCGGCTCGAAGTGGAAACCCAGGACGAAATCGGAGCCATGGCGACGGAGTTCAACGCCATGACCGACAAGCTCGCCCTTATGGTGCGCCAGGTAAGCCACTCCAGCAACGAGCTGGGCGCCGTTTCCGAGAACCTGATGCAGGTTTCCGGCACGGTGGTGTTGGCCGCCGAACAGCAGTCCACCTCGGTCAACGAGGCGTCCAGCGCCATGGCCCAGATCACCGCCTCAATTAAGGGGGTGGCACAGGCGGTGGAGGGGCTGTCGCAGTCGGCGTCCGAGAGCTCCTCGTCGGTGCTCGAGATGGCTGCCAGCGTCGAGGAAGTCGCGCTGAACGCCGAGGCACTGGCCCAGCAGGTGGACGAGGTCGGCTCCGCCATCATCGAGATGGCCGCCTCCATCAAGCAGGTGGGGAGAAACGCGGACCTGCTTCTCGAAGAAGCCAGCATCAACTCATCCTCCATTGTGCAGATGGACAGCTCGATCAAGGACGTGGAGAAGAACGCACTGAGTACGGTGCAGATTTCCGAGGTGGTCAAGCAGGATGCCGAGGTGGGCAAGAGCGCGGTCGAGTCGACCATCCTCGGTATCAGCGCCATCAAGGCTTCCTCGCGCATCACTTCGGAGGTTATTGCTACCCTTTCTCAGCGTGCCGGCGACATCGGCACCATCCTTTCGGTCATCGACGACGTGGCCGAGCAGACCAACCTGCTGGCGCTCAACGCCGCCATCATCGCGGCGCAGGCCGGCGAGCACGGCAAGGGCTTCGCGGTCGTGGCCGGCGAGATAAAGCAGCTTGCCGAGCGCACTAGCGCATCCACCAGGAAGATTTCCGAGGTCATCAACGGGGTTCTCGAGGAGACCGACCGGGCTGTCGGCGCCATCCGGCAGGCGGAGCAGAACATCGCCCAGGGGGAGGAACTGTCGAGGAAATCGGGCGAGGCGCTGGAGAAAATCGTCGCCGGCGTGCAGATGGCGACCGAGCAGGTCAACGGCATCGCCCGGGCCACGGCCGAGCAGGCGCGCGGTAGCCTGATGATCCGCGAGACCACCGACAAGGTGACCACCATGGTGCGCCAGATTGCGATCTCCACCCGCGAGCAGGGGGAGGGGAGCAGTCTTGTCCTGAACGCGGTGGAAAAGATGAAGATGCTCACCGAGCAGGTGAAGAGTTCCACCCGCGAGCAGAGCAACGTGGGCAATTTCATCGCTAACTCCACCGAGAACATCACCGAGATGATCCGCCGCATCCAGAGGGCGTGCGACGAGCAGAGCAGGGGCGCCGACCAGGTGCTGCCGGCGGTGGAGAGCATCAAGTCGGCAACCGAGAGCAACCTCGGTGCGGTCAAGGTCCTCGGCGAGAGTACCTCGGCCCTAGCCGACCAGATCGCCGTGCTGCAAAACGAGATTGACCGCTTCGACGTCTCGTCCTCCAAGGAGTAA